The genomic segment AATGTCCAGCAGAATTTAGAAGGTATTTCTTTATACAACATTGCTGTGATAAAGTTTTGTGCTGCATattaagaagaaggaaaaaaagaacAACATTGTTTCACTGCTAAATGTGTGATACTTTATATTTAATATTTCTGctatattatatgtataaaagAAATGTGAggagtttgattaaaaaaaattaacatttgatgttgggtcagcaataaaaaaaaataaaactaaaaaggTCAAAACATtcagaaattaggttttttttttttgtcttcacttTATTAAAGAAACTAATTAATTTCAAAATTACAAaccttgtaaaaaaaaacagttcttgtTAGCCGACTGCCTGATTCATGGCAACACAAAGAGAGTTGCCAATGCTCACTCAATAATCAAATGATTGCAACATTGTTAATAACACAACCCGATTTTGttagtaaccccccccccccccccaaaaaagtagactgatcacaaaaaaaaaaaatcttaactaGTTACACATTTCTACAGCAATGATGACTAATCTATCTAGCTATATATTAAAaactaagtggcctctgtgtgcgcgtgtttggcttcaatcacggagaaactgaggagagctgacatttactgtttggtacgcttatgtattttgggtcaaggatgaacgctgtgaaagttgataggactaatatttgaggagaaactatggatattagccaacaacagtgaacaatagatGCTAATAATTAAATTCTAGACTCGCACattattccagcagggggcggtaaatcatctatatattaaaggtCAAACGGCCTCTGTGTAAGAtactttatttacttttaaaTCCTGGTACAATccttactgtctatgtgtaacttccatcatggacaaactggggagagatgACATAATGGAAGatggataggactaatattttggggggAATTAGGGATatcaggtaacaacagtgaataacggacattgataattaaattctggactaacactccattccagcagggggcagtaaatcatctatacattaaaacccaagtggcctctgtgtatgcctttttttttttttcttcgtaacacttttttttttttaatttacacaaTGTAATGTGCAAAACTCTCATTGGGAAATAAGCAAATTTGAACATTTCACAACAATgtccagtaacatacaaataaaaggtagaaaacaaaaggtaaaaatacatAGGAAAGTATTTACAAGGCATTTCTTTCGCATAAGCCATTTACATTCATTGCATGTTCATAACAATTAACATTCAAAACAAATATGTGGAGAcattttcacaaagcatttgtgAGTCTTTACTCAAGTCTTTTAAAAGTGACAAGGAAGCAAAATATGACTGTATTTCAATTTTAAACAGCAGAAGGGATGGTACTTTGCCATTTACTTTTATGTATGTGGTATTTACCCATAATTATAACAATATTAAATCGTTATCTCTTTTGGCATTTTGTCTATACCATAAATAATTTGTTCCAAATGTAGTTGCGGTAGCCTCTGTGTTTGCCTGGtgcaatcctcactgtctgtgtgtaacttcgatcacggagaaactggggagagctgacgtttgctgtttggtatgcttatgtattctgggtcaatCTGGAGCCTGTGGATCTCCATGGGCAATGCACTAGttattaaattaatcaacaactattttgatagctGATTAAAcactgagtgattttatttaaatacatttttatttattttctggtttctttccTTGTCTCTGATAATAAACTCGGTATCTTTAGGCTGTCGACAAAAGACGACATTATTGTGGGCTTTGGGCAACaatgattgacatttttcaccattttctgtcattttatagaccaaacaactaatcaattaatcaacaaaataaccaacagattaattgataataaaaattaataatcATTGCTTGCAGCCCTACGCATTGCACATATTGATAGATATTTGTGAAAATTGTTAAAGCCTCTGCAGAGTGTTTGAACATAAAATAAATTGCATTAATGTAGCATTttttaggagcagaagtcacaaAACGctacacagtcaaaaacattaataaataacAGGCAGGGACACTCAATGAAATAGTAATTATTTGAAAGCTCAAAAGACCAGTGTCAGCCCATCTTTTTGTCCTTTGAATGATTACTGCTTCGGTAACTGATGTGGCAATTCAGGGTCAAGTATGTCAGAAAGACTCTTCGCAAATGTTcccgtttgtttatttgtttgtttttaactgagTGTGAAGCACTCTGCAACCTCTGTTCCTGAAAAGTGGAACACAAAATGAATTTAAGTACGAGTAAATATGCAATTTTTCATAATACCACCATTAAATGTAAGTGACATTCGGTAAAGATTTTAATTCTGGTAAATCACTGAACCTGTGCAGTGTAGAGCAAACACCCCCTCATGTGGGAACAACTAGAATGAATACACATTATATACAGAGAGTAAAGTAAGTACTaagtaaataaatttcagtaagtgtgttcaatacttttccccgtgtcattccattttactccacataacttaatttctgatttgttttgtttttttgcatgtgtggattacttggtttgtggccaacatctggtgaaaatttcatgtcaattgcACCTTTAGAAAGGACTAcctcaaggtcataactgttaaATTAAGCACTTAACACAGTGGAACAGTTGTGTGTTAGTTAAGGACAAAGCGGTTCAGTTTTTGACAGACTTGATCAAATGTCACGGTCACTGTTGAGATCTTGAACAATGAGGAACCTACATGTAGATCACACCCAGAGAAGCAcgccacatagccaaaatgtcatctctgatgttccctcacaatgcaagtgacactccacatcagagtctctctaagtaaccattcctttgacacaaagtcattacatcggtacccaaggatcctcagagGAGACCTTGTACCACTGATATCTCTTCATCACTTTGGTtacttagcatccaagtctcacaaccatacaggaagacaggaagcaccaggtccTGAAAGCCATTTCTAATGAACAGGACTTCCTGCCCATTTGCCTTAAGACAAGAGGTGTCTGTCAATTGTCCCTACCACATGTAGGAATAAAtagagtggcttgcaaaagtatttggccccttagtatttcatgcattttaatttatttatgccatttcaaatccaAAAACTAAATCAGGTTTCTGAATATAAAAGTTTGGAAAATTCTgttccttaaattcaaactgaaagtaaatctctacaacttgacataaattaataaaaaatataaaagccaagatgatggttgcataagtaatgggccccttttataatacctgtaaataatcggtttaattgccagttttcgtcagacaagtcaggggatggatacatgaaaacttccaagtcattgaatatgtcttggaatttatttacataaattatgcattaccagttattcagcttcatgatgaagtggagcagaggaggatttaaaaaaaaaaaaaaaaaagacctgaaagttcagctacaatttgcttgAGGGTACATCggaaatgcaagcctagattttatgttttggtgaaagaaaattctcctctatagcacttcatcatgaagttgtatgactggtgatgcaaaatgcaaaacttgcactgtgtacaatttctgtgcacaggggaggtgatggtctagtggttaaggtgttgggcttgattccacaagatcatgggttcaaatccccacctgactggaaaatcactaagggcccttgggcaaggcctttaatcccctgttgctcccggtgtgtagtgagcaccttgtatggctgcaccctcacatcggggtgaatgtgaggcataattgtaaagcactttgagcgtctgatgcagatggaaaagcgctatataaatgcagtccatttctccaatcacagccagagaagtctataacttcttctgggttgtctgagtgtcttggtggctttccccactcttctccttcttgcacagtcactcaatttttgacaactgtctgtattgtatttcttcataatttatgtaaataaagtccaagacatattcagtgacttgcaaatgttcatgtatccatctcctgacctgTCTGAAAAAACTGTCAATAACAAGAGAAGCCAAATCAGTAGGATGCAGTTGTgtttcagggtatgtatttaCTACTTTGTTTGTGCTTATCCAATCTTAAATAGACATATTTGATGTTTTTTGAAGACTTGTTAGTGCTAGCTTTCTGAAAACACTGTGGGTTACAAATGAGCTGGAGCTGCAAATACGTTGGTCACCCAACCTCAGAAAATTCAGGCAAAACACAAATAATGTGGCCCCTATAGTGGTATGTAAGTACCTTTATGGAGGAGGGAGAATAGGGAgtttaaaggcaccttgacacttgcacacatttaaacCCCACACTGTCACGCAATTCCTTGTGCCAATACAATCCGCTGAACTTTGTTCCGCTGGAcactgcattatataaaataattatttcattgcggattaatcatttgctctcagaatttggctgatgaaaccacctctaatcgatccggaattttctacagctgcagttgTTTTTGTGCACTCCATGACttagagaacgcatttggaatcatctcaaaggtaattatttgtaatatttatattgtaatagctcaaagcaaccacaccccaATCATTGATAACTTTGTAGCTTAAACAGATAAGTTGTGAACAAGCAAACTAACTACTTTTTTTATTGTACAAGGCTGGAAAcgtgtttacgaggtctgtcaaagtataggtcctttttatttttttcaaaaactatatggatttcattcatatgtttttacgtcagacatgcttgaaccatcgtgtgcatgcgtgagtttttccacgcttgtcggtgacgtcattcgcctgtgagcactccttgtgggaggagtcgtccagcccctcgtcggaattcctttgtctgagaagttgctgagagactggcgctttgtttgatcaaaattttttctaaacctgtgagacacatcaaagtggacacggttcgaaaaattaagctggttttcagtgaaaattttaacggctgatgagagattttgaggtgatactgtcgctttaaggacgtcccatggtgcgagatgttgcgcagcggtcccaggcgccgtcgtcagcctgtttcaagctgaaaacctccacattttaggctctattgatccaggacgtcgtgagagaacagagaagtttcagaagaagtcattaaaaaaaatctcctttaacagtggaatatccggataaaatgctgaaaccaacttcttctggggctggacgactcctcccacaaggagtgctcacaggcgaatgacgtcaccgacaggcgtggaaaaactcacacatgcgcacgagggttcaaacatgtctgacgtaaaaacatgtgaatgaaatccatatagtttttgaaaaaaataaaaaggacctatactttattgacagtccTCGTATTTCTGCCGTAAAGTTGAACAATTTGCTGTGGGAACATATGGAAATGACTCGGTTTTGGAGCTAGTCTCATGTGGCCATTGAAGGAATTGCAGGTTTTCGTACTTCCACGTTGGCTTCTTTTATAAACACTGGAGGTTGCTGCTTGTGCATGTCCCTTTCTGTGACATTTGTCATGGATGTCGAAAACACAGTCGCACGCCGAAATTGTATTTATACCAGCAGAAGTGCCGCATCTAAGGTGTAGAAATAAGCAATTTTGATGATGTTTAAtcgtgaaaacatgaacatttaaaTGTCAAATGCAGGGCAAACGACCCCCCCTTTAAACTTGGACATATACATTTTAATGCCatcatttagcagcctgtacgcTTATAGCATGTTGGGTGTTTACTGTGCGTAGCATTAGTGTGAATACCTTTGTCTCCCTGCATTCCTGGGTGCTGGCGCTCGGCTGGGCACAGAGTCGAATCATAAGCCCAGTCATTGTGTATGTGGACCGTGGGGCTGCAGAGGGGCAAGGAGCTGGGCCTCTCACCGGCCTTCTGCAAAGAGACACAGTCCAGGCCTGAGCCAGGGCTGGGGCCCGGCTGGGAACCAGAGGGAGAACAGGGGGCAGAGGAGCAGTGCACGGCAGCATCCTCATATGTGTGGACAGGAGAGGGCCCGCGCTGCCCATCCCGACTCTCCTCGGCCCCCTCCTCATCTGCATTACTGTCTGTGTCCATAGCCACAGAGGTGTCAGCCTGCAAGACATCATCAATGCAACATGAGCTCAGACCTCATTATAGCTTATCAGCGGCTCTTTATGCTTACTGTGCAAAAGCAGATCAAAAGGTGCACAGCCAATCTAGGTCAGGTGGCCTATGCTTCTATACCGAGGTGTGCTAAAGAAATGGCAAAAGCTGAGGTTACAGAGGATTTGTGTCATGAGTGTCTGACTGTGTCACATGAAGGGGAGGGGCGggagaaaaataaacaaacaaaaacaacaacaacaacctcaCGTTCAGCCAGATGTCGCAATTTGACAGCTGCGTGGCGGGACACGAGCGCCTGTAAAGCGCGTGCGGCGCTGCAGCGTTCGCCCCGACGACACGCGACTCCAATCTGGATTCAAACCGTTTGGACACACGCACGCGGTGCGCGATCGGCGTGCGTCTGCGTGTCAGTGCAGGAGGAGCGCAAACAAAGCCCGCCCCGTTCCTGCTGAGCGCACCGCGCCGCGTTTCAGCCGACTTTAATAAGACTCCATGTCACAAAAAGAACCAACAACAGGACGGTGCGCATCGCGCGTGCACATCCCGGAGCCATAAATCGAACGAGCAGCGGAAAGGTCGATGGCACGCccccccacaaacacacaaaaattaaTAGATAAAacatacatgttttttttttgaacagcccGTTAAAGTGAGTCTGGAGTTGGAGGGCCGCGTGAAAAAAGAAGCCTCGCCTTTGTGTCTCCAGCCGGAGCGCTTCTCGGAGCGACGTTTGCCGTCGACGTGCACGCAGCGCAACACGGCACCGTCCGATCCGATCCACTTTGACTTTGCggctcaccttttttttttttttttgatagcgACAAACGCAGCAAACAAGAAGCGCacatttttgtgtgtgcatgaaaTCTGGATGACGCTCCCCCTCCCTTCGACAAACGCTTAAAAGTAACAACACactaatttttgtgtgtgtgtgacgaCAAACGTTTCAGAGAACAAAGtcgtagttaaaaaataaataaataaataaaagagcgTCGACGTTACTTGTCGAAACACGGAGAAGTGATGACGCGTTGACTCGGGATGAGGCCGCAACTACACAGTGTCCGATAATGGATCTACAGATCGGAGTTCATAACCGCCGCAATCGTCCGTCGCTCGGGGGGCTAACCCACGCAGTTTTCCTACTAGATCAAAATATAAATCGACGTGCGCTATTTGAGGTGACTTTGGCGCTGACTGCCATCGATTTACAACACAGTCGCATTTGCGTCTTCAAATCTGCGCCGTAACGGGTGAAAACACGACAGGGAGCGGGCGTTTTGGTGGATtttggaagagagagagagaaaaaaagcatcAACCCAACAATATCCCATCGTCTCCCACGGGTTAGCTCCGCGGCGTTTGAGACTTTTTTCTCCTCCCTCCCCCCCCACATCGATAAGCGAGGATAACACACTCGTTTTCCTCGccatcacaacaaaataaaactccGGTAAGACGAGTGGGCGAAGTTGTGATTTTACTTTGAGAGGACAATCCTGGCACTTCCGGTTTGAGTTTGTATTCCTGCCGTTAACTTGGCCACTCTCCTCCCTCCGCTCGACGCTGAGTTTGGGGCTTGAAAAgcgctttttttctctctctctctgccgctCATCATGGAGGCTGCGGATGTGGCGCACGGACAAGGACTCTATAACTTTTGACGCAAAATGTTAACTTTGCGTGTTTTCCTCCACATGTCATAATCAGAAAATATATGCCGCACGCTCCTCAGTCAGCGCACCTTccgtgacggggggggggggggggggggttcctccCTCGCTCGCACGCGTCGGTTGCGCTCGGCTAAGGTCCGCTCGCCGCTCCCCCCTCCCGTCTGCGGCAGTTTTGGGTGCACTTGCAAAAAAATCAGCCCACCACCTCCCCACGTCcccaaaacacacgcacacaaaaagaCGTTTCAGCCAAGCACGCGCGACCACCTCTTtttgcgcttttttttttttttgccaccccCACCTGTTAATTTGCACTAATTTGAGATGACAGCGCGATGCGCGCGACAGAGACATACCTCCATGTCCTCCGTGTCCTCGTCCTGGTCGGCGGCACCGAGTGCGCTGTCCCCGTTGCTCAAGTCAGAATGACTCGCTTCTTCCAGCGCGCGCCTCGTCGCAGCCGCCGTTAACGTCTCGAAGGATTTTTTGCGGCTCCTCCGCTGAACCTTAGCGGCGTTCCGGTAAGAAATGGAGCCTTTGTAGTTAACTTTGAGCACGGTCTGCTCCTGGATTAGTTTCTCCAGTTCTGCGCAGGTTCGGTCGGGATCGGACCCGTGGCGTCTCCGCACCATTCTGCAAATCCTCTCCAAGTCCGGCCGGGCTTTTCGCGACCGCAGTGAGTCGATAGTGTCCAGGATCCACTCCCGGTACTTGGGTtcggacatttttttttcctcctctcttGGCTCGTTCGcgtgctttttttttccccctccctcaCCTTCAGTGCGTCACCGTGCACGCTAGACACGGCGCTTTTCGTGAGTCGCGGTCCGAACCCGACTGAAGCGGAAACCTCGCTGAACGCCTGCCTGCGTTTGGCTGAGCGCTTAAGGTGGACCGGCGGAGTTAGCGCGAAAAGTTTCACCCAGAGCGGAAATTTAAGGTGGAATGTGAAGTCCGGTGCTGGAACAAACGAACGAACGCGCGTCGCGCGAGC from the Thalassophryne amazonica chromosome 16, fThaAma1.1, whole genome shotgun sequence genome contains:
- the samd1a gene encoding sterile alpha motif domain containing 1a: MSEPKYREWILDTIDSLRSRKARPDLERICRMVRRRHGSDPDRTCAELEKLIQEQTVLKVNYKGSISYRNAAKVQRRSRKKSFETLTAAATRRALEEASHSDLSNGDSALGAADQDEDTEDMEADTSVAMDTDSNADEEGAEESRDGQRGPSPVHTYEDAAVHCSSAPCSPSGSQPGPSPGSGLDCVSLQKAGERPSSLPLCSPTVHIHNDWAYDSTLCPAERQHPGMQGDKGAAVELAGQCVTTSPSSNNVKKEDGIKADDGDLSSDQLVPDSGPRLDETRSTSDGRSEAPSLPSDHCTLKEKIDVLSFATTENGLLNGVKTDEVCVKKEMSQNLLQWTVADVASYFSAAGFPEQAAAFRTQEIDGKSLLLMQRSDVLTGLSIRLGPALKIYERHVKVLQQTHFLECDDL